The Urbifossiella limnaea nucleotide sequence GTCACCTCCCGTCGACTCGATCCGCATCGAAGATGTCGGAGGCCCCCGTGCTGTTGGTCGTGGTGGACACGAACCTGTTCGTCGCCGCCGGATTCAACCCGAATAGCCACTCGGCCCGCATCCTGAACGCAATCCGGGCAGGCACCGTGCGGCTGGTGTGGGACGAGGCCACCCGGCGGGAGACGGAGTACATCGTCGGCAAGATCCCGCCGCTCCGAGGCACCGACCTGTCTGCGTTCTTCTACCCCGACGCTCGGCACGACGGGCCGACCGACCCCCACCAGTTCGGACACATCCCCGACCCGGCCGACCGCAAGTTCGCCGCCCTGGCCGCGGCCTCCGGGGCGGTTCTGATCACCAGCGACCGCCACCTCCTGGACAGCCGACCGCACAGCGGGCTCGTAGTCCTCACGCCGGGCGAGTTCGTCGAGCGGATGGGCCGGGAACGGAACGACCATCAGCCGGACTGACCGGCGCGACCCGCGAGCCGCTCGATCCCGACGCGGTGGTGGACAACTCCGGGGGCTCGGCCAGGGTCCATCACAAAAAGTGGTTTTTGGATTATCGGCCGTCGGGGTGTTGCGAATGGTGGGGAGTCGACGGTCTCGCCGGAGCCCAGCCCATTACGGCTCGCCGACGGTCGGCCAACTCCCCTCCGCGAAGCACTTCACAAGGGCGGCGTGCGACAGCGGCGACGACAGGTCGTCCACGTCCCCGTTCGTCTCGTAGTCCAGCAGCACGACCGTCCGGTCCCTCGCGGACTCCCGAAGCTGCCCGACCTCGGCCACCAGTCGGTTCTCCAGCACCCACCGATACGCCGGCAGGTAGATCGCGTACCGGGCGTCCCGGTAGCCGAGCAGCACGTCGCTCCCGACCCCGTGCCGGTGGCCCCGAACCGCTCCGCGGCTCCGGCCCGACCGCTTGATCCCCCGCATGGTGGTGATCCGCCACTTCGACAGGTCGATGTCCTCCCGCTCGAACACCTTGAGCCCCTGCCACAGCCCCTCGACCGACGCGGCCGTCTGGTCCTGGGTGTTCGGGATGGGGATGCCGCCGTGCGGGTAGAACGGGCTGAACCGGACCCACGGCTCCGGCCCCTTCGAGGTCACGTCGACGACCACGGCACCCGGCCACCGCTTCTCAATTGTCGCCGGACTGACCCTTCGGCTCTCGACGGCGATGGGCATGGGCTCCCCTTGGTCGGAAGTGGTGGGTGTTACCCGGTCATGCGAACGGCCGCCATGTCGGTAGCCGCCGGAACCTCCCAGCTGCGGCCGACGTGGGCGTGTGGGCGAGTTGCCGGACGGGCCGGAAGGAGGTGACTGACGCCCGCGGGTAGGTGGACGAGCGGGCAACCGGCTGCGGGAATTTGCAGACGTTCTGTACGCCCGGTTCCTCGCCCTCGGCGGTCGGCCGATCGGGCGGAGGAGCCGGCCCGAGTCCGGCGGCGGCTCGCCCGCGGCGAGCAACGAACAGCCCGAGGTGGGCCGGGGCCATCCCTACTTCGCCACGCGGTCCCGTTCGACCTTCAGGAAGTGGACGGTCGAGCCGCTCAGGTAGACCGTCCCGACGTGCCGGTCGTCGAGCGGGACGGTGCGAGCCGAGTAGTACCGGGCCGCCACCGGCGTGTCCGGCAGCAGCGTCACGGGCTCCGCGGCCCACGTCCTGCCGTCGTCGGCCGAGGCGGTGTACCGCAGCCCCTTGTTCGCCGTGCCGACCCCCCAGGTGACCAGCACCCGCCCGTCGGGCAGCGGCGTCAGGTAGCGGCCCTCGGCGTTGTCCCCGTCCGGCGGGACCGGGAAGCCCTTCACCTCCTCCCACGTCTTCCCGCCGTCCGACGAACGCAGGAACACCGGCCCCATCGCCAGCAGCGTCCCCTTCACCGTCCGGGCGATCTGCTGGAACGCGTGAGCCTTCCCGTCCGGGCCGACCACCGGGAAGGCGTCGAGTTTGCCCGCCTTCGGGTCGTACGCCCGTGGCGGGCCGGTCCGCAGGGGCAGCAGCCACCGACCGTCCAGCGGCAGGACGTTGTGCCGCACCGCCCCCAGGTGCTTGCCGTCCGCCGGCCCGATCACCCGCTGGTCGGACCAGGTCTTCCCGCCGTCGTCGCTCAGGGTGTAGAGCAAGGCCCGCTCGTAGTACCCGTCCTTCGCCTGGTCGGCGGCGATGTAGTTCCAGGTGACCAGCACCCGCCCGTCCGGGAGCGTGTCGGCCGTCCCCGGGTACACCTCGAACTTCTTCACCTCGCGGATCGAGTCCGGCCGCTTTGCCGTGGTCGGGATCGGCTCGGGCGTCTCCCAGGTCGTGCCGCCGTCGGTCGAGCGGGTCCGCATGAGCACATTCTGTCCCTTGTACACGACGACCAGGGTGCCGTCCGGGGTGCGGCAGACGGACGGGTGGACGTGTCCGCCGGCCTTCGGCGACGCAGCGACCACGGCCGGGCGGTCCTCGGCCGCACGGCCGACCGAGACGAGGACGAGGAGGCAGACGGCCGCGAGTGAGTGGCGGGGGCGTGGGGGCATGATCGCTCCGGTGCCGCGGTGGGACGGGGGCCAGAGTACCACGACCCCGACAGACGCACCACCCGCCGCTACTTCCGGTCTCGGGCCATCCGGTCGAGTTCGTCGAGCTTCAGCCGGACGCTGACGACGTACGGCGGCTCGTCCTTCGCCCAGTGCCCGTAGGTGGTGGTCACGATCGTCCCGTCCGGCAGCACCTCGACCCCCGGGTACGCGCAGTCCGCCCCCTTGTGGTTGTCCATCAGCCGCACCCGGTACTGCCCCTCCCGGCCCTTGGCAATGTCGTCGTACGTGCCGACCCACGCCACCCAGTCGCCCTTCGTCGGGCTGTCCAGGGTAGTGTCCCGGAACGACACGAACAGCCGGCCGTCCGGGGCGTACTTCGCGGTGTGCCGGTCCCCGGTCAGCGACCCCGGTAACTCCCGCGGCTCCGTCCACGTCTTCCCCTCGTCGTCCGAAAAGATCACGTGCGAGTTCTTCCGCCGGCTGTTCTCCCGCAGCAGCACCGCCAGTTGCTTGCCGCCGGGCGAGCGGACGCATCCGGGCTCGCACAGGTGGACCGCCGACGACCGGAACACCGGCTCCGGCGTCGACCACGTCAGCCCGCCGTCGGTGGAGAACGTCTTGTACAGGGTGAACTCGGCCGGCTTCTTCGGGGCCGGCTCGGCGGCGAAGAACCGGCCGTCGTCGTGGAACATGGCCAGGTAGTGGCCGGGCGTCTTCAGCCCCTCGACGAACCCCATGACCACGATCCCGCCCCACTCCCCCGCTGGCTTGAGGTCGCCCCACGTCCGGCCGTCGTCCTCGCTCACTGCCAGCCGGGCCGGGTGCAGCCCGGACCACACGATCAACCGCTTCGTCCCCGCCGCGTCCACGACCCGGTGGATGGTCGGCACCTCTTTGCTGGTGACCCACGACGCCGGGACCGGCAGCCGGTCGGACCACGTCTTCCCGCCGTCGGTGCTCTTCTTGTAGACGATCGCCCCCCTGCCGTGCCCCTTCGGGTAGACGCAGAGGATCGTCTTGCCGTCCTCCAGCAGCACCGTCGTCGGGTGTCCGAGGTACTGGCCGGGCTCCCGGTCCACCACCACCTGCCGGCCGGTCTGACCGCTCAGGTCGAGGAGCGGTACGGAATAACCTCGGGGCGAGACGCCCGCGGCGGGTGGGACACCAGCGGGGCCGATCGCCTTCGCCATGCCGGCGGCGAACCGCTCGCCCAGCTCGATCTGGCTGGCGGCGTCGAAGTGCGTCCCGCCGTCGAACGTCCTCAGCATGTCGGCTGGCACGAAGAACACGCCCTTGACCTTCTCCGCGGTAGACTTCTGCGCCGCCCGCACGGCGTCCCGCTTGCCGTTGTCGAACACCTCGCCGACGCCGAACGGCAGGTCCGCCGCCCCGAAGTCGGTCCGCACCCGGGCGACGAACGCGGTGAGCAGCTTTTCGTACTCCGCGGCGGGCAGGCCCGCGTCGCTCTCGCCCTGGTGCCAGATCATGCCTCGCAGGGTGTACGTGTGGCCCTTCTCCTTGAGTTCCTGAAGTGACTTCTTCGTGAAGTCGAGGAACGCCGGGTACAGCCGGCCCTTCACCTCCGGGCTCCAGTCCTTCGCCAGACTCGTGCCGCCCTCGGCGAACTTGATGAGCGCGACCTTCTTACCCTTGAGGTGGTCGGCCATGCCGCGGCCGAAGGACACCTCCGGCCCGAACGTGCCGCTCGGCAGCTTCGTCGGCCGGGCCTTACCGGGGGCGACGCTCCAGCCGGGTCGCAGCGGCTTGAACCCGTCGCTCGTCAGCACCGGCCCGCGGAGCGTCGAGCACGAGTAGGCGGTCAGCACGTCGTTCTGGGGATTCGCCCACCTAGCCAGCGGCCCGGCCAACTCGGACGCCTTGCCGCGACCGTCACAGTTCGACTGCCCGGCGACGAGGAACACCTCGTAATGGTCCGCACGGGCCGGGGCGTCGCCGAGCAGGGTGACGCCGCACACGACCGCCCACATCGTCGTTCGCATGATCAGTTACTCCGAGAGGCCGAAACGTCCGCGGGTGACGGCCGGCAAGATACCCGATCCGGCCGCCGTTCGCACCCGTCCGTCCCGGGGTGCCCCCCACCTTTCCGGCCCCGGCCCTTGACCCCGGGGCGTGGTACGGGCCGGACCATCCCCGCGTCGACGGCGGAGCAGCCCCCGGTCGATCCGCGATCCGGGGGTGGCGGTCGCCGGTGTACGGGATCTC carries:
- a CDS encoding PIN domain-containing protein; translation: MLLVVVDTNLFVAAGFNPNSHSARILNAIRAGTVRLVWDEATRRETEYIVGKIPPLRGTDLSAFFYPDARHDGPTDPHQFGHIPDPADRKFAALAAASGAVLITSDRHLLDSRPHSGLVVLTPGEFVERMGRERNDHQPD
- a CDS encoding sialate O-acetylesterase, whose translation is MRTTMWAVVCGVTLLGDAPARADHYEVFLVAGQSNCDGRGKASELAGPLARWANPQNDVLTAYSCSTLRGPVLTSDGFKPLRPGWSVAPGKARPTKLPSGTFGPEVSFGRGMADHLKGKKVALIKFAEGGTSLAKDWSPEVKGRLYPAFLDFTKKSLQELKEKGHTYTLRGMIWHQGESDAGLPAAEYEKLLTAFVARVRTDFGAADLPFGVGEVFDNGKRDAVRAAQKSTAEKVKGVFFVPADMLRTFDGGTHFDAASQIELGERFAAGMAKAIGPAGVPPAAGVSPRGYSVPLLDLSGQTGRQVVVDREPGQYLGHPTTVLLEDGKTILCVYPKGHGRGAIVYKKSTDGGKTWSDRLPVPASWVTSKEVPTIHRVVDAAGTKRLIVWSGLHPARLAVSEDDGRTWGDLKPAGEWGGIVVMGFVEGLKTPGHYLAMFHDDGRFFAAEPAPKKPAEFTLYKTFSTDGGLTWSTPEPVFRSSAVHLCEPGCVRSPGGKQLAVLLRENSRRKNSHVIFSDDEGKTWTEPRELPGSLTGDRHTAKYAPDGRLFVSFRDTTLDSPTKGDWVAWVGTYDDIAKGREGQYRVRLMDNHKGADCAYPGVEVLPDGTIVTTTYGHWAKDEPPYVVSVRLKLDELDRMARDRK
- a CDS encoding DUF6939 family protein; the protein is MPIAVESRRVSPATIEKRWPGAVVVDVTSKGPEPWVRFSPFYPHGGIPIPNTQDQTAASVEGLWQGLKVFEREDIDLSKWRITTMRGIKRSGRSRGAVRGHRHGVGSDVLLGYRDARYAIYLPAYRWVLENRLVAEVGQLRESARDRTVVLLDYETNGDVDDLSSPLSHAALVKCFAEGSWPTVGEP
- a CDS encoding sialidase family protein, whose product is MPPRPRHSLAAVCLLVLVSVGRAAEDRPAVVAASPKAGGHVHPSVCRTPDGTLVVVYKGQNVLMRTRSTDGGTTWETPEPIPTTAKRPDSIREVKKFEVYPGTADTLPDGRVLVTWNYIAADQAKDGYYERALLYTLSDDGGKTWSDQRVIGPADGKHLGAVRHNVLPLDGRWLLPLRTGPPRAYDPKAGKLDAFPVVGPDGKAHAFQQIARTVKGTLLAMGPVFLRSSDGGKTWEEVKGFPVPPDGDNAEGRYLTPLPDGRVLVTWGVGTANKGLRYTASADDGRTWAAEPVTLLPDTPVAARYYSARTVPLDDRHVGTVYLSGSTVHFLKVERDRVAK